The window CAGAGAAACACTAGTCCCCAAACAGAAAAGACTAGTAGTAATTAAAAAATCCGCATGCCTTGGTTCCATTTCGCACATCTGAAATCCTTCAAACATAACCAATACACCTTATTGGTACCATTTTCCAGCAGTCGCGAAGTCCAAAACGGCTCCAATGAACGCGAAGACTCTGAACTCTGTTCCGCCCATTGGTCCCAAAATTACCCTGAAATCCATTGTCCGCAAGAATAGATGATTGTGCTGGTTTTCCTGCTCCTGTATAATAGAAAAGTTGAGGGGTGAACGTATGTTACATTCAAAAACACGTTGGATTGTCCGGGATTATGATTTGGGCACGGCTGAAAAACTCGCAGAAGAACTGAATATATCTCCCCTTGTTTCTTCAATGCTATTAAACCGGGGGATTGACAATTCTGACTCTGCCCGGACTTTTCTATTTGGCGGGCAGGATTTTCACGATCCGTTTTTGCTTGAGGGTATGGATAGGGCGGTTGCCCGGATCCAGGAGGCAATTGCCAATCAGGAACCGATACTAATATATGGAGATTATGATGCGGACGGTGTAAGCAGTACAACTGTTCTGATGATTACGCTAAGAGAACTTGGAGCAAATGTAAGCTTCTACATACCGGACAGGTTTTCCGAAGGGTATGGACCGAATGAAGCAGCATTCAGGAAAGCGGCCGAAAGTGGAATTGAGCTCATTATTACCGTTGATACTGGAATTGCAGCAATTCATGAGGCGGAAATAGCCAGAGAGTTAAATGTTAATCTGATAATCACAGATCACCATGAGCCTGGACCGGTTTTACCGGAGGCTCTTGCGATTATTCATCCAAAACTGCCTGGGAGCAACTATCCATTTAGGGAACTTGCCGGTGTGGGTGTTGCCTTCAAAGTGGCACATGCCCTTTACGGGAAACTTCCAGAGCATCTTTTGGAAATTGCCGTTATTGGCACGATTGCCGACCTTGTTTCGTTAACAGGGGAAAATCGGCTAATTGCCAAAAAAGGCATTGAAAAGCTTAAATCGACTAAAAATATTGGAATCAAGGCAATTTTCAAGGTTGCCGGTGTCGAACTCCAAACAATTAATGAAGAGACGATTGGATTTTCGCTTGCGCCACGGATTAATGCTGTGGGAAGGCTTGAACATGCGAGCATGGCGGTTGACTTGCTTTTGTCCGATAACATGGAGGAAGCTGCAGAGCTGGCCCATGAAATGGATTCGCTTAACAAGGAGCGACAGGCAATTGTCCAATCTATTACACTTGAAGCGATTGAACAGGTGGAAAAAGAATTCCCGCCTGACTCAAACAAAGTGCTGGTTGTTGGTAAGGAGGGCTGGCATGCCGGTGTCATCGGTATCGTTGCATCGAAACTGGTGGAGAGATACTACCGGCCGGTAATTGTCCTGAGTTACGACCGGGAAAAAGGACTTGCAAAAGGATCGGCCAGAAGTATTCCAGGCTTTGACCTTTTCAAAAATCTGTCAACCACTAGGGAACTTCTTCCACACTTCGGAGGCCATCCGATGGCAGCAGGAATGACATTGAAGCTTGAAGATGTAGCCGAGCTGCGAAGAAGGCTTAACCAGCTGGCAGAAATGCAAATGAGCGATGATGATTTCATTCCGGTAATGCAGCTTGATGCTGAAATATCTATTTCCGATTGTACCCTTGAAATTTTAGAGGAGCTTCAACTGCTCGCTCCTTATGGTATGGATAATCCGAAGCCAAGGATTTCGATCGAGAATGCGGAAATATCAACAATTCGTAAAATTGGCAGCGACCACAACCATCTAAAGCTCACACTTGCTGGTGACGAAAAATCAGTTGATGCAATTGGGTTTGGCCTGGGGAAGTTTTTTGATCATATTTCACCTGCATCAAGGCTTTCAATTGCCGGAGAGCTTTCGATAAATGAATGGAATAATATCAGGAAGCCGCAAATCATGCTTCAGGATATTGCAGTCAGGCATTGGCAGCTGTTTGACATACGCGGAGTCCGCTCTTTCGGTTCACTGCGGGCAAAGCTGCCTGATATCAGTAAAATTTTCGTTTTGTTCGATCGGCAGTACCTTCAGGCTATTGTGCCTGGTGAAAAGGATGAAGTTATTGTCGCTGATACAATTGAAACGGCAGAAGCGGCAAGGCTTGATGGTGCAAGCATTGTGTTGGTTGATATGCCGCCATCTAAGGCTATCTTTAATGCGCTGCTTGCCGGAAAATGCCCTGAGAGAATGTATGCCGCTTTTTATAAGGAAAACAGTGAATTTTTCAGTACGATCCCTGGCAGGGACCACTTCAAGTGGTATTACGCGTTCCTTTTGAAAAACTCGCCATTTGATATTAATAAATATGGCGGCCTGCTGGCAAAGAGGCGGGGATGGACGAAGGAGACAATCGATTTCATGTCCGAGGTGTTTTTTGAGCTTGAGTTTGTTACAATAAACAATGGATTAATTTCCGTTGCCAAGACTTCAAATAAACGAGACCTGGCTGAGTCGCAAACTTACCAGGATAAGCAAGCACATATCGCTCTTGAGCAGGATTTATTATTTTCTTCCTATGGGCAGCTGAAAAGCCTTTTCGCCCAAATCCTGGCAGAGCCTGTTGAAAATGAGGAGGCAGTAAAAGAATGGATTTAAGACAGTATGTTACAATTGTGCCTGACTGGCCAAAAGAAGGCATCAAGTTTAAAGATATTACACCGCTAATGAATAATGGGGAAGCCTATAAATATGCGACAGACCAAATTGTCTCATATGCAAAGGAAAAGAAAATTGACCTTGTTGTCGGCCCTGAAGCGCGCGGCTTCATCATTGGCTGCCCGGTTGCTTATTCGCTTGGGGTTGGTTTTGCGCCTGTTCGAAAAGAAGGCAAACTCCCTCGTGAAACGATTAAAAAGAGCTATGGGCTTGAATACGGCACCAACGTACTTACAATCCATAGAGATGCCATACAGCCAGGTCAGCGCATCCTTATTACGGATGATCTTCTTGCGACTGGCGGAACAATCGAAGCGACGATCAAGTTAGTTGAAGAG is drawn from Bacillus sp. FJAT-18017 and contains these coding sequences:
- the recJ gene encoding single-stranded-DNA-specific exonuclease RecJ, yielding MLHSKTRWIVRDYDLGTAEKLAEELNISPLVSSMLLNRGIDNSDSARTFLFGGQDFHDPFLLEGMDRAVARIQEAIANQEPILIYGDYDADGVSSTTVLMITLRELGANVSFYIPDRFSEGYGPNEAAFRKAAESGIELIITVDTGIAAIHEAEIARELNVNLIITDHHEPGPVLPEALAIIHPKLPGSNYPFRELAGVGVAFKVAHALYGKLPEHLLEIAVIGTIADLVSLTGENRLIAKKGIEKLKSTKNIGIKAIFKVAGVELQTINEETIGFSLAPRINAVGRLEHASMAVDLLLSDNMEEAAELAHEMDSLNKERQAIVQSITLEAIEQVEKEFPPDSNKVLVVGKEGWHAGVIGIVASKLVERYYRPVIVLSYDREKGLAKGSARSIPGFDLFKNLSTTRELLPHFGGHPMAAGMTLKLEDVAELRRRLNQLAEMQMSDDDFIPVMQLDAEISISDCTLEILEELQLLAPYGMDNPKPRISIENAEISTIRKIGSDHNHLKLTLAGDEKSVDAIGFGLGKFFDHISPASRLSIAGELSINEWNNIRKPQIMLQDIAVRHWQLFDIRGVRSFGSLRAKLPDISKIFVLFDRQYLQAIVPGEKDEVIVADTIETAEAARLDGASIVLVDMPPSKAIFNALLAGKCPERMYAAFYKENSEFFSTIPGRDHFKWYYAFLLKNSPFDINKYGGLLAKRRGWTKETIDFMSEVFFELEFVTINNGLISVAKTSNKRDLAESQTYQDKQAHIALEQDLLFSSYGQLKSLFAQILAEPVENEEAVKEWI
- a CDS encoding adenine phosphoribosyltransferase, producing the protein MDLRQYVTIVPDWPKEGIKFKDITPLMNNGEAYKYATDQIVSYAKEKKIDLVVGPEARGFIIGCPVAYSLGVGFAPVRKEGKLPRETIKKSYGLEYGTNVLTIHRDAIQPGQRILITDDLLATGGTIEATIKLVEELGGIVAGIAFLIELTYLEGREKLEGYDVLTLLDY